The following proteins come from a genomic window of Zerene cesonia ecotype Mississippi unplaced genomic scaffold, Zerene_cesonia_1.1 Zces_u014, whole genome shotgun sequence:
- the LOC119839393 gene encoding trypsin epsilon-like: protein MKAACIILTAIVLVAIMAVCVMVKFATEITVEERKRDYLPGAGVYHVAKSIAVISLNDNNSVSIAERFPYVAAIARNASSQWSFACFASVVLVKWIVTSAHCRKKGATHRVLLLHDYARNISASYPILYWRIHEKFNPNSTMPMYDIAVAKFNIELPTTLRSSTFDERQVLHFDASIWKTVSSMDRRVYLINDFDSFEMKFAPNSRCYESFGVQIDESLICVDMSDYEDCFVHEFGPLYSGDKLAGVLALKPRDCEVKLAIFTNVSYFATWVLKLTHTTFYG, encoded by the coding sequence ATGAAAGCAGCATGTATAATCCTAACGGCAATCGTTTTAGTCGCCATAATGGCCGTGTGCGTTATGGTAAAATTTGCAACAGAAATAACCGTGGAAGAGAGGAAACGGGACTACCTGCCTGGCGCTGGAGTCTACCATGTCGCTAAATCAATAGCTGTTATTTCTCTAAACGACAACAACAGTGTATCTATAGCAGAAAGGTTTCCATACGTGGCCGCCATCGCCAGGAACGCTTCCTCACAGTGGTCGTTCGCTTGTTTCGCCAGTGTTGTACTCGTGAAGTGGATCGTAACTTCTGCGCATTGCAGGAAAAAGGGCGCGACGCATAGAGTGCTGTTACTGCACGATTATGCGAGGAACATCAGTGCCTCATACCCAATTCTGTACTGGAGGatacatgaaaaatttaacCCGAATAGCACGATGCCCATGTACGATATAGCAGTTGCAAAATTCAATATAGAGTTACCCACCACGCTACGCTCGTCGACATTTGACGAAAGGCAGGTTTTGCACTTCGACGCGAGCATTTGGAAGACCGTTTCAAGTATGGATAGGCGCGTCTATTTGATAAATGATTTCGACAGTTTCGAAATGAAATTCGCGCCAAACAGCCGATGTTATGAGAGCTTTGGCGTTCAAATAGACGAGAGTTTAATATGTGTAGACATGTCTGATTATGAGGATTGTTTTGTACATGAATTTGGACCTTTGTACTCGGGGGATAAGTTGGCGGGTGTGTTGGCACTCAAGCCACGAGATTGTGAAGTAAAACTAGCGATATTCACAAATGTTTCGTATTTTGCTACTTGGGTTTTGAAATTGACGCATACGACGTTTTATGGATGA